In Electrophorus electricus isolate fEleEle1 chromosome 18, fEleEle1.pri, whole genome shotgun sequence, one genomic interval encodes:
- the LOC113578893 gene encoding helicase ARIP4-like isoform X1, whose amino-acid sequence MLLLDESDALADQDQGSVFSSESEARGTNHSGWHCTLPSISPSGGTPGGPAHPLPCPGGHGPALAVSTAKKRGPNPAHMRRNIRKLLKEHQLDAVTKAAQLEEIERRKRLEQQRKDLTAESQPEHPHKADQSSGETTTSHIKSEFSIEDRESAGESSGAHVNDAFNQLDSQGRVLVNVNHPVDENDLYLSPQLARAVKAHQIGGIRFLYDNLVESLERFKNGWGFGCILAHSMGLGKTLQVISFIDILLRHTGAHTVLAIVPVNTLHNWLAEFNLWVPTPEALPLNNDPTYITPRTFKVHILNDEHKTTATRSKVVEEWYRDGGVLLMGYEMYRLLSLKKSFIARRKKKNKKPNGPVVIDLEEEDRQQELLKGIERALSQPGPDVVVCDEGHRIKNYHASTSQALKGIRTRRRLVLTGYPLQNNLLEYWCMVDFVRPGFLGTRQEFSNMFERPILNGQCADSTVQDVQLMRCRSHVLHDLLEGFVQRRGHDVLRHQLPEKWEHVILVRLSPLQRALYTEFMNRFREAGSTGWLGVNPLKAFCVCCKIWNHPDVLYETIQRENLANEQDLDLDDITTSNTRCSATSLKTRPCESARSEGGLNLSQLHEKANQGITYEWAKDIMAGYKTGILENSAKMVLLFHIIDESVKKGDKVLVFSQSLSTLTVIEEFLAKRLMPEHSGSGLKQTWIRNVNYYRLDGSTSVSDRERLINQFNDSTNNYAWVFLLSTRAGCLGVNLIGANRVVVFDASWNPCHDAQAMCRVYRYGQCKQCHIYRLVCDFTLEKKIYDRQLSKQGMSDRVIDDLNPVLTFTRREVESLLHFAEEEPGTAKSVHLLRPQDDMEAVIRKACLRYPHLITKQPFPHESLLTDQRDLKLTNEEKQAAKKSYEEEKKASVPYTRPSYAHYYPASDQSLTNIPAFSQRNWQPPPRPEEKPMASNQQTHGTPAPTMQQQAGRGTSPTSTDSGSRSPVNFPLTYLQKAGVYVQKIVTPTDIVIPGTNSATNMQARISAGESIHVIRGTKGAYIWTSDGRIFAIRAARKPKQGEENTTKKEVSTSVQNSVSKGTNGSVSPDPNLPKVITPEAVARPLSPDSPEILSELQRYTKAQPPTMPPHGAMNPERVSEKSVIKVLPQNDITSPGVQAPLDLRGTKRKSTSPPSNDHAAKQSSARPPPQNYPFMGSYGLTPALNPASVNPALLSPLSSVWPSYFQHHNPMSKPRLMFPVSPDAYGLGGGALPGSSPTSSSTTPSATVTPTFTSILPSFLMRHGVPSMLSGGFPLQYGQPLSMYPAPLLPGALPAATQGPAGSSFLPRYASLSPCGSNHDPHPGTENRAARSEGNDHICNNNDDDVFKMMGQ is encoded by the exons ATGCTTCTTCTAGACGAGTCCGACGCCCTAGCAG ATCAGGACCAGGGCAGTGTCTTCAGCTCTGAGAGCGAGGCTCGGGGTACCAACCACTCGGGATGGCACTGCACccttccctctatctctccatcaGGTGGAACCCCGggaggccccgcccaccctctGCCTTGCCCGGGTGGTCATGGGCCTGCTCTAGCAGTCAGCACAGCCAAGAAGAGGGGCCCTAACCCAGCTCACATGAGGAGAAACATCAG GAAACTACTGAAAGAGCATCAGTTAGATGCAGTGACTAAAGCTGCCCAGCTAGAGGAGATTGAAAGACGCAAGCGCctggagcagcagaggaaaGACCTCACGGCAGAATCCCAGCCAGAGCACCCACACAAAGCAG ACCAAAGCTCAGGTGAAACCACCACGTCACACATCAAAAGTGAATTCTCAATTGAAGATCGGGAGTCGGCTGGTGAGAGCAGTGGAGCACATGTTAACGACGCCTTCAACCAATTAGACTCTCAGGGGCGTGTCCTTGTTAACGTCAACCACCCAGTAGACGAAAATGACCTCTACCTCTCCCCTCAACTCGCCCGTGCTGTCAAAGCTCACCAG ATCGGGGGAATCCGGTTTCTGTATGACAACCTGGTGGAGTCGTTGGAGCGCTTCAAGAACGGCTGGGGATTCGGCTGTATCCTGGCTCACAGCATGGGCCTGGGTAAAACTCTACAGGTCATCTCCTTCATCGACATTCTCCTGCGCCACACCGGAGCTCACACCGTGCTCGCCATCGtccct GTGAACACGCTACACAACTGGTTAGCGGAATTTAACCTGTGGGTGCCAACCCCTGAAGCCCTGCCCCTAAACAATGACCCGACCTACATCACACCTCGCACCTTTAAGGTGCACATCCTTAATGATGAGCACAA gACCACAGCCACACGCTCTAAGGTAGTGGAGGAGTGGTACAGAGACGGCGGAGTGCTGCTCATGGGCTACGAGATGTATCGCCTGCTTTCACTCAAGAAGAGCTTCATTGCCAGGCGaaagaagaagaataagaagCCGAATGGACCAGTCGTCATTGACCTGGAAGAGGAGGATCGCCAGCAAGAGCTGTTGAAAG GCATTGAAAGAGCCCTGTCACAGCCTGGCCCGGATGTGGTCGTCTGCGACGAGGGCCACCGCATTAAGAACTACCATGCCAGCACGTCGCAGGCCCTGAAGGGCATCCGGACACGGCGGCGGCTGGTGCTGACAGGCTACCCGCTGCAGAACAACCTTCTGGAGTACTGGTGCATGGTGGACTTTGTGCGCCCAGGCTTCCTGGGCACGCGGCAGGAGTTCAGCAACATGTTCGAGAGGCCCATCCTGAACGGGCAGTGCGCGGACAGCACGGTGCAGGACGTGCAGCTCATGCGCTGTCGCAGCCATGTGCTCCATGATCTGCTGGAGGGCTTCGTCCAGAG GCGTGGACACGATGTGCTGCGTCACCAGCTGCCGGAGAAGTGGGAGCACGTGATCCTGGTTCGCCTGTCTCCCCTGCAGAGGGCACTCTATACCGAGTTCATGAACCGCTTCAGAGAGGCTGGCAGTACTGGCTGGCTAGGTGTTAACCCTCTCAAAGCCTTCTGTGTTTGCTGCaag aTCTGGAACCACCCTGATGTACTGTATGAGACCATTCAGAGGGAGAATCTGGCTAATGAGCAAGATCTGGATCTGGATGACATCACCACTAGCAATACACGCTGCTCAGCTACCAGTCTGAAGACCAGGCCTTGCGAGTCTGCTCGTAGTGAGGGTGGACTAAATCTAAGTCAGCTACATGAGAAAGCCAATCAGGGTATCACTTATGAATGG GCAAAAGACATCATGGCAGGCTACAAGACTGGAATCTTGGAGAATTCAGCTAAGATGGTGCTGCTGTTTCACATTATTGATGAAAGTGTTAAGAAAGGAGACAAGGTCTTGGTTTTCAG tcaGAGTTTGTCCACTCTTACAGTCATTGAAGAGTTCCTGGCCAAGAGGCTGATGCCTGAGCACAGTGGAAGTGGTTTGAAGCAGACCTGGATCCGCAATGTCAACTATTACA GATTGGATGGGAGCACATCAGTTTCAGATCGAGAGAGGCTCATCAACCAGTTTAATGATTCGACAAACAACTATGCTTGGGTTTTTCTGCTGTCCACCAG GGCTGGCTGTCTGGGTGTGAACTTGATTGGTGCAAATCGCGTGGTGGTGTTTGACGCCTCATGGAACCCATGCCATGATGCCCAGGCCATGTGCCGTGTGTATCGCTATGGCCAGTGCAAGCAGTGTCACATCTACAGACTAGTGTGCGACTTCACCTTGGAGAAGAAAATTTATGATAGGCAGCTATCCAAGCAGGGAATGTCTG aTCGTGTGATAGATGATTTGAACCCTGTGCTGACATTCACTCGCCGGGAGGTGGAGTCTCTGCTGCACTTTGCGGAGGAGGAGCCTGGCACCGCCAAGTCCGTGCACCTGCTCCGCCCACAGGACGACATGGAGGCAGTCATCAGGAAAGCCTGCCTAAGATACCCCCACCTCATCACCAAG CAACCCTTCCCCCATGAGTCCTTACTGACGGACCAACGGGACCTCAAGCTTACCAATGAGGAGAAGCAAGCAGCCAAGAAGAGCTacgaggaggagaagaaggcgTCCGTTCCCTACACCCGCCCTTCGTATGCCCACTACTACCCAGCCAGCGACCAAAGCCTCACCAACATCCCTGCCTTCAGCCAGAGGAACTG GCAGCCTCCTCCACGGCCAGAAGAAAAGCCTATGGCCAGCAATCAGCAGACACATGGAACTCCAGCCCCCACAATGCAACAACAGGCAGGCCGTGGCACCTCCCCCACATCCACAGACTCAGGCTCCAGGTCCCCCGTTAACTTCCCTCTCACCTATCTGCAGAAAGCAGGGGTCTATGTGCAGAAGATCGTCACCCCGACAG ATATCGTGATTCCTGGCACTAACAGCGCCACAAACATGCAGGCCAGGATTAGTGCAGGCGAGAGCATTCATGTGATCAGAGGAACTAAGG GGGCCTACATTTGGACATCAGATGGAAGAATCTTCGCCATCCGCGCCGCAAGAAAACCCAAGCAGGGGGAGGAAAATACCACAAAGAAAG AAGTGTCAACCTCAGTGCAAAACTCTGTCAGTAAAGGCACCAATGGCAGTGTGTCACCTGACCCAAATTTGCCCAAGGTTATCACCCCTGAAGCGGTGGCCCGACCTCTCTCCCCAGATAGTCCCGAGATCCTGAGCGAGCTTCAGCGTTATACCAAAGCCCAGCCCCCAACCATGCCACCTCATGGAGCCATGAATCCAGAGAGAGTCTCAGAGAAGAGTGTTATCAAAGTTCTGCCTCAAAATGACATTACCTCACCTGGGGTACAGGCTCCCCTGGACCTAAGGGGCACAAAGCGAAAATCCACATCACCTCCTAGCAATGACCACGCCGCCAAACAGTCGTCTGCTCGGCCTCCTCCACAGAACTATCCCTTCATGGGTAGTTATGGCTTAACTCCTGCCCTCAACCCAGCAAGCGTAAACCCCGCCCTTCTAAGCCCCCTCAGTTCTGTGTGGCCGTCGTACTTCCAGCACCACAACCCTATGAGCAAGCCTCGCCTCATGTTCCCGGTCTCCCCAGATGCCTACGGTCTAGGGGGTGGAGCCTTGCCCGGGTCCTCCCCCACATCCTCCAGCACCACACCAAGTGCCACAGTGACTCCCACATTTACTTCGATCCTTCCCTCATTCCTGATGAGGCATGGTGTGCCCTCAATGCTGTCTGGAGGGTTCCCACTGCAGTATGGCCAGCCCCTGAGCATGTACCCCGCCCCACTCCTGCCTGGAGCACTGCCAGCAGCAACACAAGGGCCAGCTGGGTCGAGCTTCCTGCCTCGCTACGCTTCCTTAAGCCCGTGTGGCAGCAATCACGATCCTCACCCTGGCACAGAAAACAGAGCAGCACGCTCTGAGGGCAATGACcacatttgtaataataatgatgatgatgtattCAAGATGATGGGCCAGTGA
- the LOC113578893 gene encoding helicase ARIP4-like isoform X2, with protein MLLLDESDALADQDQGSVFSSESEARGTNHSGWHCTLPSISPSGGTPGGPAHPLPCPGGHGPALAVSTAKKRGPNPAHMRRNIRKLLKEHQLDAVTKAAQLEEIERRKRLEQQRKDLTAESQPEHPHKAGETTTSHIKSEFSIEDRESAGESSGAHVNDAFNQLDSQGRVLVNVNHPVDENDLYLSPQLARAVKAHQIGGIRFLYDNLVESLERFKNGWGFGCILAHSMGLGKTLQVISFIDILLRHTGAHTVLAIVPVNTLHNWLAEFNLWVPTPEALPLNNDPTYITPRTFKVHILNDEHKTTATRSKVVEEWYRDGGVLLMGYEMYRLLSLKKSFIARRKKKNKKPNGPVVIDLEEEDRQQELLKGIERALSQPGPDVVVCDEGHRIKNYHASTSQALKGIRTRRRLVLTGYPLQNNLLEYWCMVDFVRPGFLGTRQEFSNMFERPILNGQCADSTVQDVQLMRCRSHVLHDLLEGFVQRRGHDVLRHQLPEKWEHVILVRLSPLQRALYTEFMNRFREAGSTGWLGVNPLKAFCVCCKIWNHPDVLYETIQRENLANEQDLDLDDITTSNTRCSATSLKTRPCESARSEGGLNLSQLHEKANQGITYEWAKDIMAGYKTGILENSAKMVLLFHIIDESVKKGDKVLVFSQSLSTLTVIEEFLAKRLMPEHSGSGLKQTWIRNVNYYRLDGSTSVSDRERLINQFNDSTNNYAWVFLLSTRAGCLGVNLIGANRVVVFDASWNPCHDAQAMCRVYRYGQCKQCHIYRLVCDFTLEKKIYDRQLSKQGMSDRVIDDLNPVLTFTRREVESLLHFAEEEPGTAKSVHLLRPQDDMEAVIRKACLRYPHLITKQPFPHESLLTDQRDLKLTNEEKQAAKKSYEEEKKASVPYTRPSYAHYYPASDQSLTNIPAFSQRNWQPPPRPEEKPMASNQQTHGTPAPTMQQQAGRGTSPTSTDSGSRSPVNFPLTYLQKAGVYVQKIVTPTDIVIPGTNSATNMQARISAGESIHVIRGTKGAYIWTSDGRIFAIRAARKPKQGEENTTKKEVSTSVQNSVSKGTNGSVSPDPNLPKVITPEAVARPLSPDSPEILSELQRYTKAQPPTMPPHGAMNPERVSEKSVIKVLPQNDITSPGVQAPLDLRGTKRKSTSPPSNDHAAKQSSARPPPQNYPFMGSYGLTPALNPASVNPALLSPLSSVWPSYFQHHNPMSKPRLMFPVSPDAYGLGGGALPGSSPTSSSTTPSATVTPTFTSILPSFLMRHGVPSMLSGGFPLQYGQPLSMYPAPLLPGALPAATQGPAGSSFLPRYASLSPCGSNHDPHPGTENRAARSEGNDHICNNNDDDVFKMMGQ; from the exons ATGCTTCTTCTAGACGAGTCCGACGCCCTAGCAG ATCAGGACCAGGGCAGTGTCTTCAGCTCTGAGAGCGAGGCTCGGGGTACCAACCACTCGGGATGGCACTGCACccttccctctatctctccatcaGGTGGAACCCCGggaggccccgcccaccctctGCCTTGCCCGGGTGGTCATGGGCCTGCTCTAGCAGTCAGCACAGCCAAGAAGAGGGGCCCTAACCCAGCTCACATGAGGAGAAACATCAG GAAACTACTGAAAGAGCATCAGTTAGATGCAGTGACTAAAGCTGCCCAGCTAGAGGAGATTGAAAGACGCAAGCGCctggagcagcagaggaaaGACCTCACGGCAGAATCCCAGCCAGAGCACCCACACAAAGCAG GTGAAACCACCACGTCACACATCAAAAGTGAATTCTCAATTGAAGATCGGGAGTCGGCTGGTGAGAGCAGTGGAGCACATGTTAACGACGCCTTCAACCAATTAGACTCTCAGGGGCGTGTCCTTGTTAACGTCAACCACCCAGTAGACGAAAATGACCTCTACCTCTCCCCTCAACTCGCCCGTGCTGTCAAAGCTCACCAG ATCGGGGGAATCCGGTTTCTGTATGACAACCTGGTGGAGTCGTTGGAGCGCTTCAAGAACGGCTGGGGATTCGGCTGTATCCTGGCTCACAGCATGGGCCTGGGTAAAACTCTACAGGTCATCTCCTTCATCGACATTCTCCTGCGCCACACCGGAGCTCACACCGTGCTCGCCATCGtccct GTGAACACGCTACACAACTGGTTAGCGGAATTTAACCTGTGGGTGCCAACCCCTGAAGCCCTGCCCCTAAACAATGACCCGACCTACATCACACCTCGCACCTTTAAGGTGCACATCCTTAATGATGAGCACAA gACCACAGCCACACGCTCTAAGGTAGTGGAGGAGTGGTACAGAGACGGCGGAGTGCTGCTCATGGGCTACGAGATGTATCGCCTGCTTTCACTCAAGAAGAGCTTCATTGCCAGGCGaaagaagaagaataagaagCCGAATGGACCAGTCGTCATTGACCTGGAAGAGGAGGATCGCCAGCAAGAGCTGTTGAAAG GCATTGAAAGAGCCCTGTCACAGCCTGGCCCGGATGTGGTCGTCTGCGACGAGGGCCACCGCATTAAGAACTACCATGCCAGCACGTCGCAGGCCCTGAAGGGCATCCGGACACGGCGGCGGCTGGTGCTGACAGGCTACCCGCTGCAGAACAACCTTCTGGAGTACTGGTGCATGGTGGACTTTGTGCGCCCAGGCTTCCTGGGCACGCGGCAGGAGTTCAGCAACATGTTCGAGAGGCCCATCCTGAACGGGCAGTGCGCGGACAGCACGGTGCAGGACGTGCAGCTCATGCGCTGTCGCAGCCATGTGCTCCATGATCTGCTGGAGGGCTTCGTCCAGAG GCGTGGACACGATGTGCTGCGTCACCAGCTGCCGGAGAAGTGGGAGCACGTGATCCTGGTTCGCCTGTCTCCCCTGCAGAGGGCACTCTATACCGAGTTCATGAACCGCTTCAGAGAGGCTGGCAGTACTGGCTGGCTAGGTGTTAACCCTCTCAAAGCCTTCTGTGTTTGCTGCaag aTCTGGAACCACCCTGATGTACTGTATGAGACCATTCAGAGGGAGAATCTGGCTAATGAGCAAGATCTGGATCTGGATGACATCACCACTAGCAATACACGCTGCTCAGCTACCAGTCTGAAGACCAGGCCTTGCGAGTCTGCTCGTAGTGAGGGTGGACTAAATCTAAGTCAGCTACATGAGAAAGCCAATCAGGGTATCACTTATGAATGG GCAAAAGACATCATGGCAGGCTACAAGACTGGAATCTTGGAGAATTCAGCTAAGATGGTGCTGCTGTTTCACATTATTGATGAAAGTGTTAAGAAAGGAGACAAGGTCTTGGTTTTCAG tcaGAGTTTGTCCACTCTTACAGTCATTGAAGAGTTCCTGGCCAAGAGGCTGATGCCTGAGCACAGTGGAAGTGGTTTGAAGCAGACCTGGATCCGCAATGTCAACTATTACA GATTGGATGGGAGCACATCAGTTTCAGATCGAGAGAGGCTCATCAACCAGTTTAATGATTCGACAAACAACTATGCTTGGGTTTTTCTGCTGTCCACCAG GGCTGGCTGTCTGGGTGTGAACTTGATTGGTGCAAATCGCGTGGTGGTGTTTGACGCCTCATGGAACCCATGCCATGATGCCCAGGCCATGTGCCGTGTGTATCGCTATGGCCAGTGCAAGCAGTGTCACATCTACAGACTAGTGTGCGACTTCACCTTGGAGAAGAAAATTTATGATAGGCAGCTATCCAAGCAGGGAATGTCTG aTCGTGTGATAGATGATTTGAACCCTGTGCTGACATTCACTCGCCGGGAGGTGGAGTCTCTGCTGCACTTTGCGGAGGAGGAGCCTGGCACCGCCAAGTCCGTGCACCTGCTCCGCCCACAGGACGACATGGAGGCAGTCATCAGGAAAGCCTGCCTAAGATACCCCCACCTCATCACCAAG CAACCCTTCCCCCATGAGTCCTTACTGACGGACCAACGGGACCTCAAGCTTACCAATGAGGAGAAGCAAGCAGCCAAGAAGAGCTacgaggaggagaagaaggcgTCCGTTCCCTACACCCGCCCTTCGTATGCCCACTACTACCCAGCCAGCGACCAAAGCCTCACCAACATCCCTGCCTTCAGCCAGAGGAACTG GCAGCCTCCTCCACGGCCAGAAGAAAAGCCTATGGCCAGCAATCAGCAGACACATGGAACTCCAGCCCCCACAATGCAACAACAGGCAGGCCGTGGCACCTCCCCCACATCCACAGACTCAGGCTCCAGGTCCCCCGTTAACTTCCCTCTCACCTATCTGCAGAAAGCAGGGGTCTATGTGCAGAAGATCGTCACCCCGACAG ATATCGTGATTCCTGGCACTAACAGCGCCACAAACATGCAGGCCAGGATTAGTGCAGGCGAGAGCATTCATGTGATCAGAGGAACTAAGG GGGCCTACATTTGGACATCAGATGGAAGAATCTTCGCCATCCGCGCCGCAAGAAAACCCAAGCAGGGGGAGGAAAATACCACAAAGAAAG AAGTGTCAACCTCAGTGCAAAACTCTGTCAGTAAAGGCACCAATGGCAGTGTGTCACCTGACCCAAATTTGCCCAAGGTTATCACCCCTGAAGCGGTGGCCCGACCTCTCTCCCCAGATAGTCCCGAGATCCTGAGCGAGCTTCAGCGTTATACCAAAGCCCAGCCCCCAACCATGCCACCTCATGGAGCCATGAATCCAGAGAGAGTCTCAGAGAAGAGTGTTATCAAAGTTCTGCCTCAAAATGACATTACCTCACCTGGGGTACAGGCTCCCCTGGACCTAAGGGGCACAAAGCGAAAATCCACATCACCTCCTAGCAATGACCACGCCGCCAAACAGTCGTCTGCTCGGCCTCCTCCACAGAACTATCCCTTCATGGGTAGTTATGGCTTAACTCCTGCCCTCAACCCAGCAAGCGTAAACCCCGCCCTTCTAAGCCCCCTCAGTTCTGTGTGGCCGTCGTACTTCCAGCACCACAACCCTATGAGCAAGCCTCGCCTCATGTTCCCGGTCTCCCCAGATGCCTACGGTCTAGGGGGTGGAGCCTTGCCCGGGTCCTCCCCCACATCCTCCAGCACCACACCAAGTGCCACAGTGACTCCCACATTTACTTCGATCCTTCCCTCATTCCTGATGAGGCATGGTGTGCCCTCAATGCTGTCTGGAGGGTTCCCACTGCAGTATGGCCAGCCCCTGAGCATGTACCCCGCCCCACTCCTGCCTGGAGCACTGCCAGCAGCAACACAAGGGCCAGCTGGGTCGAGCTTCCTGCCTCGCTACGCTTCCTTAAGCCCGTGTGGCAGCAATCACGATCCTCACCCTGGCACAGAAAACAGAGCAGCACGCTCTGAGGGCAATGACcacatttgtaataataatgatgatgatgtattCAAGATGATGGGCCAGTGA